The nucleotide sequence GACACCGGCGAGCGGCGGTCTCGGCGGGGCGGTGCGCGGCCTGCGCCGTATGCTGCGCAAGGAGCCTGACGTCGCCGCGGCGGGCGAGCAGTTGGTCGGCTTCCTCGGCCTCTGGTTCATGCTGGAGGAGTGCCACGTCGTCACCGTCGCGGTGCGCGAGGCGTTGCGCCGCCAGGGCATCGGCGAGCTGCTGGTGATCACCGCCGTCGACCTGGCGCTGCGCCGCCAGCAAGCGGTGCTGACCCTGGAGTGCCGCGTCAGCAACATCGGCGCCCAGGCATTGTATGAGCGTTATGGCTTCGAGCGCGTCGGCGTGCGGCGGCGCTACTACACCGACAACAACGAAGACGCGCTGATCATGACCACGCCGCCGATCCGTACGCCCGAGTACCGCGAACACTTCGCGCGGCTGCGCGCCGCGCACGCCGAGCGCTGGGGCGCGGCCGATCTGCTGCTGCCCTCCTGAGACATGGTTTCAAGACCGGCGTGCAAGTGCGGTCGCGCACCCGCAAGCGGCAATTCAAGCCGGTTTTGAAGCCATCTGTAACATGGCTGCGTACGCGGCCATCTGGGACACACATGCCCGAAGACGCCGCCTGGTACGCCCGCCGCTGGCTGCCGCTCACGGTTCAGTTCCTCGAACCGCTGATCGAGCAGCTCTGGGTCTCGCCCGGCGACCGCCTGCTCGACGTGGCCTGCGGCCCCGGCGCACTCGTAGCGCAACTCTCGCCGCTGGCCGGGCCGTTCGGCCGCATCGTCGGCCTTGACCGCTCGATCCAAATGCTGGCCGCGGGCGCACGGCTGGCGCGCCGGCACAGCCTCGGCAACGTGCGCTTCGTGCAGGGCACGATGTACCGCCTGCCGCTGCGCGCGGGCGGCTTCGACGCGGCGACCTGCAGCTTCGGCTTCGGCAGCGCCGCCGACGCCGGCCCGGTGCTGGCCGAGCTGCGCCGCGTGCTGGTCGCCGGCGGACGCGTGGGCGTGCTCGTGACCGGTGCGGCCGAACGTTCGCCCGGCTGGGGGCTGCTGCTGGCGGCGCTGGCGCGACATGGCCTGGCGAGCGGACGTGAGGAGGGCTTCGAGGCCGTTGCCCCCGACGTGGCGCGGACCTGGCTGCGGCAGGCCGGCTTCGAGCGCGTCGAAACCGTGGTGCTCACGCGGGAATTGCGCCGGCTGGACTTCGACGATCTCTGGGCCGACGTGTTGGCCGGGCGCATGCCGGGCACGCGGCTCTACCGTGCGCAGCCGGCGCAGACGCAGGCCGGCCTGCGCGCCGAGCTGCACGAGTGGGTCGAGCAGTTTCGTGACG is from Dehalococcoidia bacterium and encodes:
- a CDS encoding class I SAM-dependent methyltransferase yields the protein MPEDAAWYARRWLPLTVQFLEPLIEQLWVSPGDRLLDVACGPGALVAQLSPLAGPFGRIVGLDRSIQMLAAGARLARRHSLGNVRFVQGTMYRLPLRAGGFDAATCSFGFGSAADAGPVLAELRRVLVAGGRVGVLVTGAAERSPGWGLLLAALARHGLASGREEGFEAVAPDVARTWLRQAGFERVETVVLTRELRRLDFDDLWADVLAGRMPGTRLYRAQPAQTQAGLRAELHEWVEQFRDGTRLLLPVEAVLAWGAAP
- the rimI gene encoding ribosomal protein S18-alanine N-acetyltransferase, encoding MAAVASPYLVRPMTIADIPQVTEIERESFPTMWPQTAYKRELQQNSMARYLVVSRPAPGAALTAATPASGGLGGAVRGLRRMLRKEPDVAAAGEQLVGFLGLWFMLEECHVVTVAVREALRRQGIGELLVITAVDLALRRQQAVLTLECRVSNIGAQALYERYGFERVGVRRRYYTDNNEDALIMTTPPIRTPEYREHFARLRAAHAERWGAADLLLPS